The Haloplanus salinarum genome includes a region encoding these proteins:
- a CDS encoding bacterio-opsin activator domain-containing protein: MDDRLERAPVGVLEASTDGTVLDSNERARTLIDAADPAGATLAEVFPRSVDGTLVTAFEGESVTEMEFEEYYPGPDRWFAVSIVALDEGGAVYLRDVTERRRERRSLERLRQERKRTELIDDVRSDILAALVNATSREEIAETICRGLGETDLYEFAWVGERDVGGDDLAVRAVAGETGDIFGAVRDAVGDETVTTPEERAVRSGQLQAVQPLTDSAAVPKSVRRAGFADGVQSALHIPVVYGPNVHGVVGVYASGTEAFSERERASFETLGEVAGFAITAVRNRNLLLSDSVAEITFELGDGSLLARLSRTLDSTLKLEGMVPQADDALLCFVSVEGDGIGRIDRETERMEPIDRTRVIDESESGGTVELTIRGSTPLLAISSLGGTVRRASFDDGAGRLVVDLPPDGDVRRIVDTVGREYDAEFVSKTERKRSVTTAREFRDELDDRLTQRQRVVLQTAYFADYFESPRGSTAEEVAASLDITGSTLLHHLRAAQRKLLDAYLDGQGRTSESG; the protein is encoded by the coding sequence ATGGATGATCGGCTGGAACGGGCGCCGGTCGGCGTCCTCGAGGCCTCGACCGATGGGACCGTCTTGGACAGCAACGAGCGCGCCCGGACACTGATCGACGCCGCTGATCCGGCTGGAGCCACGCTCGCCGAGGTGTTTCCCCGGTCCGTCGACGGCACCCTCGTGACCGCGTTCGAGGGTGAGTCGGTCACTGAGATGGAATTCGAGGAGTATTATCCAGGGCCCGACAGGTGGTTCGCCGTCTCCATCGTTGCGCTCGATGAGGGAGGGGCGGTCTATCTCCGAGACGTGACCGAGAGGCGGCGCGAGAGGCGGTCTCTCGAACGGCTACGACAGGAGCGCAAACGGACGGAGCTCATCGACGACGTGCGTTCGGATATCCTCGCGGCACTCGTCAACGCGACCTCTCGTGAGGAAATCGCCGAAACGATCTGTCGAGGGCTCGGTGAGACCGACCTCTACGAGTTCGCTTGGGTTGGAGAACGCGACGTGGGAGGCGACGACCTCGCCGTCCGCGCCGTTGCGGGTGAGACCGGCGATATCTTCGGCGCCGTTCGTGACGCGGTCGGCGATGAGACGGTGACGACGCCCGAAGAGCGCGCAGTCAGGAGCGGTCAACTGCAGGCTGTCCAGCCACTCACCGACAGTGCCGCGGTTCCTAAATCGGTCCGGAGGGCCGGCTTTGCCGACGGCGTCCAGTCGGCACTGCACATTCCGGTCGTATACGGGCCGAACGTCCACGGAGTCGTCGGCGTCTATGCGAGTGGCACCGAGGCGTTCTCCGAACGGGAGCGGGCTAGCTTCGAGACGCTGGGGGAGGTCGCTGGGTTCGCAATCACTGCCGTTCGGAATCGGAATCTGCTGCTTTCGGACAGCGTCGCAGAGATCACCTTCGAACTCGGTGACGGCTCGCTGCTGGCGCGACTGAGTCGGACGCTCGACTCGACGCTGAAGCTCGAAGGGATGGTTCCACAGGCCGACGACGCGTTGCTCTGTTTCGTCTCGGTCGAAGGCGACGGAATCGGGCGTATCGACCGGGAGACCGAGAGGATGGAACCGATCGATCGGACACGAGTTATCGACGAATCCGAGTCCGGTGGGACCGTCGAACTCACCATCCGCGGCTCGACGCCGTTGCTGGCCATCTCCTCGCTCGGAGGTACCGTTCGGCGTGCCAGCTTCGACGATGGAGCGGGACGTCTCGTCGTGGACCTTCCCCCGGACGGTGACGTCCGCCGTATCGTGGATACGGTGGGTCGGGAGTACGACGCGGAGTTCGTCTCGAAGACGGAGCGGAAACGCTCCGTGACGACCGCCCGTGAGTTCCGCGACGAACTGGACGACCGGCTGACACAGCGACAACGGGTCGTCCTGCAAACCGCATATTTCGCCGACTACTTCGAGTCACCTCGTGGAAGCACGGCCGAAGAAGTCGCTGCCTCACTGGATATCACCGGGTCGACGTTGCTCCATCACCTGCGTGCCGCCCAGCGGAAGCTTCTGGATGCCTATCTCGACGGACAGGGGCGGACATCCGAGAGCGGATGA
- a CDS encoding sensor histidine kinase: protein MDSKELLPAGIRSRYAVKLFAVSLLITAVIVAGGSAIAGQVSDRVTEEQLDSVEANAELEAESLARWFEGEQESIRLLSSHRGIDPSNRTRTETTLDRELNRTSDELVSLHVVERPTEQPSNGTTERIVASSDGLAGEPLAATAIDWGQTASGEEVAFRFDSPTETLVSWVYLDQGNMSVAIASPTRDGDHVLIGEYHPSTRVAAAADATNDTSTVVLGGVSGYVMFEKNSPNEFHPYKGEATVTEVESRIEERPNQFAPISGAELDDTEVRGYHSVPSDGVNWVVVKEVPTSTALAVTDQVQTDLTVLIGLTAVGFLLISGMIHFGPISSIRRLSRQAEAIAEGDLTAEIPDGNRIDEVGQLRTSLHRTKAYIETITEQAEKIARREFDDTALDEEIPGPVGTAMADMRDDLERFVEEREQREQRLEVFNRLLRHNLRNRLDVIRSHAEQLADRTEGDDAEAVLAATDRLASIGTRARRIDRLMARDPDPATVDITVVVSELLSRTASDDVTVNTEFPPTATLRTDAEILRTALTSPLENAVGYAESSVTVSITSTADGYRIAISDDGPGIPVAELESLAAGTESSLQHGRGLGLWQLKWGIDALDGDLSFETEDGTTVEITLADLTERTENGNRAR from the coding sequence ATGGACAGCAAGGAACTTCTGCCGGCGGGCATCCGCTCACGATACGCGGTGAAGCTCTTTGCTGTCTCGTTGCTCATTACTGCCGTGATCGTCGCTGGCGGGTCGGCGATCGCAGGACAAGTGTCCGATCGGGTCACGGAAGAACAGTTAGACTCCGTGGAAGCCAACGCGGAACTCGAGGCGGAGAGTCTCGCCCGGTGGTTCGAGGGCGAACAGGAGTCGATTCGGCTCCTGTCCTCACATCGAGGCATCGATCCGTCGAACCGGACACGAACCGAAACCACCCTCGACAGGGAACTCAACCGAACGTCGGACGAACTCGTTAGCCTCCACGTCGTCGAGCGGCCGACGGAGCAGCCGTCGAACGGCACGACGGAGCGGATCGTCGCGAGCAGTGACGGGCTAGCCGGCGAGCCGCTGGCTGCGACCGCGATCGACTGGGGGCAAACTGCCTCCGGCGAGGAGGTTGCGTTCCGGTTCGACAGCCCGACGGAGACGCTCGTCTCGTGGGTCTACCTGGACCAGGGTAACATGTCCGTGGCGATCGCCTCACCGACGCGTGATGGCGATCACGTGTTGATCGGCGAGTACCATCCCAGCACTCGGGTCGCGGCGGCGGCCGACGCGACCAACGACACGAGTACCGTCGTTCTCGGCGGCGTGAGTGGGTACGTCATGTTCGAGAAGAACAGTCCAAACGAGTTTCATCCGTACAAGGGCGAGGCCACCGTTACCGAGGTCGAATCCCGGATCGAGGAGCGACCGAACCAGTTCGCGCCGATCAGCGGTGCCGAACTGGACGACACGGAGGTGCGGGGATACCACAGCGTCCCGAGCGACGGTGTCAACTGGGTCGTCGTCAAGGAAGTTCCCACATCGACGGCACTCGCCGTGACCGACCAGGTCCAGACCGACTTGACGGTGCTGATCGGACTCACCGCTGTCGGCTTCTTGTTGATCAGCGGGATGATTCACTTCGGTCCGATCAGTTCGATCAGGCGGCTGTCGCGTCAGGCGGAAGCGATCGCCGAAGGTGACCTGACGGCGGAGATTCCGGACGGCAACCGGATCGACGAGGTCGGACAGCTGAGAACCAGCCTCCACAGAACGAAGGCGTATATCGAAACGATCACCGAACAGGCCGAAAAGATCGCCCGTCGAGAGTTCGACGATACGGCTCTCGACGAAGAGATCCCGGGGCCCGTCGGAACGGCGATGGCGGATATGCGTGACGACCTGGAGCGGTTCGTCGAGGAACGCGAGCAGCGCGAACAACGCCTGGAGGTGTTCAACCGACTGCTCAGACACAACCTCAGGAATCGGCTCGACGTTATCAGAAGCCACGCGGAGCAGCTGGCCGACCGAACGGAGGGCGACGACGCCGAGGCCGTCTTGGCAGCGACGGATCGGCTGGCGTCGATCGGCACTCGCGCCCGACGGATCGACCGTCTGATGGCTCGCGACCCCGATCCGGCGACGGTCGATATCACCGTTGTGGTTTCCGAGCTGCTCTCCCGGACCGCATCCGACGACGTCACTGTCAACACGGAGTTTCCGCCGACGGCGACGCTCCGAACCGACGCCGAGATACTGCGAACGGCACTCACGAGTCCGTTGGAAAATGCCGTCGGATACGCGGAGTCGAGTGTCACTGTCTCGATAACGTCGACAGCCGACGGGTACAGAATCGCTATCAGCGACGACGGCCCCGGTATTCCAGTGGCCGAACTCGAATCGCTGGCGGCCGGAACCGAGAGTTCCCTCCAACACGGGCGTGGACTCGGACTCTGGCAACTCAAGTGGGGTATCGATGCGCTAGACGGTGATCTCTCGTTCGAAACCGAGGACGGCACGACAGTCGAAATAACGCTCGCCGATCTCACGGAGCGAACCGAGAACGGGAACCGGGCGAGATAG
- a CDS encoding DoxX family protein codes for MGPMYVAAGALHFVVPELYVQIVPPVFPARLALVYLSGLAEVGVGIGVLLPRTRRYAAWTAVALLVAIFPANVYMATHGVVVEGMPGGGDPSGFVRWGRLPLQGVLILWALWYTRPADGPDSG; via the coding sequence ATGGGGCCGATGTACGTCGCCGCGGGAGCGTTACATTTCGTGGTGCCGGAGCTGTACGTCCAGATCGTTCCCCCAGTATTTCCCGCACGGCTCGCTCTCGTGTATCTTTCCGGCCTTGCCGAGGTCGGTGTCGGGATCGGGGTACTGCTTCCCCGGACGCGACGGTACGCGGCGTGGACGGCAGTCGCGTTACTCGTCGCCATCTTTCCGGCGAACGTCTACATGGCGACCCACGGTGTCGTGGTCGAAGGGATGCCGGGGGGTGGCGACCCGTCCGGTTTCGTGCGCTGGGGCCGGCTCCCTCTGCAAGGCGTGTTGATCCTCTGGGCGCTCTGGTATACGCGACCCGCAGACGGACCGGACTCAGGCTGA
- a CDS encoding PAS domain-containing protein, whose translation MFGTLQGLYVVVFSLAGLVCLGALLGVRTLSHADIRRGLAGLFLLNGVWALLMAIRLLLPTLSSKRVVYLFGLIAGIGTVFAWLYFASAYSGRQYHRSRSLRLVAVAVFSSIVLIKVTNPIHGAYMQMRIVTEPFHHARVTHFAPHWLVTGFSYTVSGLGFWFLFDSFADADTRPTALYLLVSVTALPLVPYIAAYYHEGPVLLLNYEPIGIAIFALGVFWYARGEFTRLSNPDQSSIAESISEGVLILDDQGTVVNYNDSAASVLENGPVQGQSLDDVDAELASLDSGETTILSRSVSDQSAKFECHREDIEAETASEAITLTDVSQIVHLEDVARLFRELNKVLIQNGDPDEFTTLVPEKLSTIDAYRMVWLCAPTDDETGYVAGQPDGYVHRQRSDIDSPDPVGRAADTGDIHVADVDPNSDEGWEAAAADRGITACLAVPLHFPTGREYVLGVYTTALDGVSEAEIELFRDISEAVPNTVAAITAHQEAKEYQKAVEHAGYAIFITDIDGVIRHVNPAFEEITGYTADEAIGKTPRILKSGEMDEEYYERLWETVLGGEVFSDEIINKTKSGDRYLAHQTAAPVTDETGEPIAFVAIQVELTEDIVRKQRLSVLNRLLRHNLRNKLNVISLQMARLEDLYKSSSDASERDTQARQVVQEVQRVTEEIMTRSEKAHEIEQIFDRLDATGECMPLASATKSVRRTLSDTEATTTLDVAENLDCYEITPEILTIVDELITNAVKHNTSSDPTVHVAVTLSDDSEVRFSVSDNGPGLSAQEQHILTEGEETQLNHSSGLGLWMVTWIVTYCGGMVAAEVDEEGTTIDVLLPVWPTEGGRERSRVGSPTDGGRE comes from the coding sequence ATGTTCGGGACGTTGCAGGGACTCTACGTGGTGGTGTTCAGTCTCGCTGGCCTCGTCTGTCTCGGCGCGCTGCTCGGCGTTCGGACGCTGTCTCACGCCGACATCCGGCGTGGGCTTGCCGGGTTGTTTCTGTTGAACGGGGTCTGGGCCCTCCTGATGGCGATACGACTGCTGTTGCCGACGCTGTCGAGCAAGCGTGTCGTGTATCTGTTTGGATTGATCGCCGGCATCGGGACCGTCTTCGCGTGGCTCTACTTCGCCTCGGCCTACAGCGGCCGCCAATACCACCGATCACGATCCCTGCGGCTCGTTGCCGTCGCCGTGTTCTCCTCGATCGTCCTGATAAAGGTTACCAACCCGATCCACGGAGCCTACATGCAGATGCGAATCGTCACGGAACCGTTCCACCACGCCCGCGTCACGCACTTCGCGCCTCACTGGTTGGTGACTGGGTTCTCGTACACCGTCTCCGGACTGGGGTTCTGGTTTCTCTTCGATTCGTTCGCCGACGCCGATACCCGTCCGACCGCGCTGTATCTGCTCGTCTCGGTGACTGCACTGCCGCTCGTTCCGTACATCGCAGCCTACTACCACGAAGGGCCGGTGCTCCTGTTGAACTACGAGCCGATCGGCATCGCTATCTTCGCACTCGGCGTGTTCTGGTACGCACGCGGCGAGTTCACTCGCCTCAGTAATCCCGACCAGTCGTCCATCGCCGAGAGTATCTCGGAGGGCGTACTCATCTTGGACGATCAAGGGACCGTCGTCAACTACAACGACAGCGCGGCCTCCGTTCTCGAAAACGGGCCCGTCCAAGGCCAGTCACTCGACGACGTCGACGCGGAACTGGCGAGCCTGGATAGCGGCGAAACGACCATCCTTTCACGGTCGGTGAGCGACCAGAGTGCCAAGTTCGAATGCCACCGGGAGGACATCGAGGCCGAGACTGCCTCGGAAGCCATCACGCTCACCGACGTGAGCCAGATCGTTCACCTGGAAGACGTCGCCCGGTTGTTTCGTGAGCTCAACAAAGTACTCATCCAGAACGGGGATCCGGACGAGTTCACCACGCTCGTCCCGGAGAAGCTGTCGACCATCGACGCGTACCGGATGGTCTGGCTGTGCGCCCCGACGGACGACGAGACCGGCTACGTCGCTGGCCAACCGGACGGGTACGTCCACCGCCAGCGCAGCGACATCGACAGCCCCGACCCGGTGGGCAGGGCGGCCGACACCGGTGACATACACGTCGCCGACGTCGATCCGAACAGCGATGAGGGGTGGGAAGCCGCGGCTGCCGACCGAGGTATCACGGCGTGTCTGGCGGTCCCGTTGCACTTTCCCACCGGCAGGGAGTACGTACTCGGGGTCTACACGACGGCACTGGACGGGGTCAGCGAAGCCGAGATCGAGTTGTTCCGAGACATCTCCGAGGCGGTTCCGAACACGGTGGCGGCCATCACGGCCCATCAAGAAGCGAAGGAGTACCAGAAAGCAGTCGAACACGCCGGATACGCGATTTTCATCACCGACATCGACGGCGTAATCCGCCACGTCAACCCGGCCTTCGAAGAGATCACGGGGTATACGGCCGACGAAGCGATCGGGAAGACACCGCGTATCCTCAAATCCGGCGAGATGGACGAGGAGTACTACGAGCGACTCTGGGAGACCGTTCTCGGTGGCGAGGTGTTCTCGGACGAGATCATCAACAAGACGAAAAGCGGGGACCGGTACCTCGCCCACCAGACGGCCGCACCGGTCACCGACGAGACCGGAGAACCGATCGCGTTCGTCGCCATCCAGGTGGAACTGACGGAGGATATCGTCAGAAAACAGCGCCTGTCGGTCTTGAACCGGCTACTCAGACACAACCTCCGGAACAAACTGAACGTGATTTCCCTCCAGATGGCGCGACTCGAGGACCTCTACAAGTCCTCGAGTGATGCCAGCGAACGGGACACACAGGCCCGTCAAGTCGTCCAAGAGGTCCAGCGCGTGACCGAGGAGATCATGACTCGCTCGGAGAAAGCGCACGAAATCGAGCAGATCTTCGATCGCCTCGACGCGACGGGGGAGTGTATGCCGCTGGCGTCGGCCACGAAGTCGGTCCGAAGAACGCTGTCCGACACCGAGGCGACCACGACGCTCGACGTCGCCGAGAATCTCGACTGCTACGAGATCACCCCCGAGATTCTGACGATCGTGGACGAACTGATAACGAATGCCGTCAAACACAACACGAGTTCCGACCCGACGGTACACGTCGCTGTAACACTCAGCGACGACAGCGAGGTTCGGTTCTCGGTGAGCGATAACGGCCCCGGGCTATCCGCTCAGGAACAGCACATACTGACGGAGGGGGAGGAAACGCAACTCAACCACAGTAGTGGGCTCGGCCTCTGGATGGTCACGTGGATCGTGACGTACTGTGGCGGAATGGTGGCGGCCGAGGTCGACGAGGAGGGGACGACGATCGACGTCTTACTCCCGGTGTGGCCCACGGAAGGTGGGCGGGAGCGTTCGAGGGTGGGTTCCCCGACCGACGGCGGTCGGGAGTGA
- a CDS encoding sensor histidine kinase translates to MTDECTAAIPLEAFPDPVLAYAVDGGEARITTTNEAFERRFGDTSSDAHVSTVFERFSHRTATGDRDPITHVVRGDRVGIYLDGNGNRGAFFLRVVPSDEDAGYLVFSDLQQCPAIEEMPAVDQVSSVISHDLRNPLDVAKAHLQAARETGEPEHFESVADAHDRMERIIRDVLTLTRGDAVVDPSERVSIETAATDAWQSVDTGGAVLELVGSLPTVTADSDRVRRLFENLFRNAVKHNATDSRRQYGDSGEHGSTSHRSQTPDDGTEHDSAAIPTQSEGSVTDDSDTPSPNTREHGGKRRPGPREQSPGDGTTPEKSVTITVGSLGDGFYVADDGRGIPTGERETVFKPGYSTMAGGTGLGLAIVERIIVAHDWNITLTAADCGGARFEIRFEHR, encoded by the coding sequence ATGACCGACGAATGTACTGCGGCGATCCCATTGGAGGCGTTTCCGGATCCCGTGCTCGCCTATGCCGTAGACGGTGGTGAGGCCCGCATCACGACGACGAACGAGGCCTTCGAGCGGCGGTTCGGGGATACTTCGTCCGACGCGCACGTCTCGACGGTATTCGAGCGATTTAGTCACCGTACTGCGACCGGCGACCGGGATCCGATAACCCACGTCGTTCGGGGTGATCGTGTCGGGATCTATCTCGACGGGAACGGGAATCGAGGGGCGTTTTTCCTGCGGGTGGTCCCCTCGGACGAGGACGCCGGATATCTCGTCTTTTCGGACCTACAGCAGTGTCCCGCTATCGAGGAGATGCCCGCCGTCGACCAAGTCAGCAGCGTGATCAGCCACGATCTCCGTAACCCGCTCGACGTCGCCAAGGCACACCTCCAAGCGGCGCGGGAAACAGGGGAGCCGGAACACTTCGAGTCGGTCGCCGACGCGCACGATCGGATGGAACGGATCATTCGCGACGTCCTCACTCTCACACGGGGGGACGCCGTCGTGGACCCGTCGGAACGAGTCTCGATCGAAACTGCGGCGACGGACGCGTGGCAATCGGTCGATACTGGGGGCGCAGTGCTGGAACTCGTCGGATCACTCCCGACCGTCACCGCCGACTCCGACCGCGTTCGACGGCTGTTCGAGAATCTGTTCCGGAACGCGGTGAAGCACAACGCCACCGATAGCCGGAGACAGTACGGCGACAGCGGGGAGCATGGCTCCACGAGCCATCGGTCGCAGACCCCCGATGACGGCACGGAGCATGACTCTGCGGCCATCCCGACGCAGTCCGAGGGTTCGGTGACAGACGACTCGGACACACCCTCGCCGAACACACGCGAGCACGGGGGAAAGCGGCGTCCGGGACCCCGAGAGCAGTCCCCTGGCGACGGGACGACTCCCGAGAAGAGCGTGACGATCACTGTAGGATCGTTAGGGGACGGGTTCTACGTCGCCGACGATGGCAGGGGTATCCCCACAGGGGAACGGGAGACGGTTTTCAAGCCGGGATACTCGACGATGGCCGGTGGAACCGGACTCGGTCTCGCGATCGTCGAACGGATCATCGTCGCACACGACTGGAACATAACCCTCACTGCAGCCGACTGTGGTGGGGCACGGTTCGAGATCCGATTCGAACACCGATGA
- a CDS encoding nitrous oxide reductase accessory protein NosL — MSGPTPTDSSRRQFVLGTATIAATGLAGCLGSSDRPEPVALTERMSCDQCGMVITQQPGPSGQTYYQDNSPEGHDPPARFCSTVCAYRHRFATGNRGWTPQVTYLTDYATVDYSVREEGGARVISAHLAAENFAVTEALEVVIGSGIEGAMGPAIVPFGTTSAAEEFVSTYGGEIIAAEDISSELVAQQ, encoded by the coding sequence GTGAGCGGACCCACGCCAACCGATTCGTCCCGACGGCAGTTCGTGCTGGGCACGGCGACGATAGCCGCCACCGGCCTCGCGGGCTGTCTGGGCTCGTCGGATCGTCCGGAACCGGTCGCGCTGACCGAGCGGATGAGCTGTGACCAGTGTGGGATGGTTATCACTCAGCAGCCGGGCCCGTCCGGTCAGACCTACTACCAGGACAACAGCCCCGAGGGTCACGACCCACCGGCTCGGTTCTGTAGCACGGTGTGTGCCTACCGTCACCGGTTCGCGACGGGCAACCGGGGCTGGACGCCACAGGTGACGTATCTCACCGACTACGCCACCGTCGACTACTCCGTTCGGGAGGAAGGCGGTGCACGGGTCATCTCGGCACATTTGGCCGCCGAGAACTTCGCCGTGACGGAAGCGCTCGAGGTGGTGATCGGATCGGGAATCGAGGGTGCGATGGGCCCGGCCATCGTGCCCTTCGGCACCACCAGCGCAGCCGAAGAGTTCGTGTCGACGTACGGCGGCGAAATCATCGCTGCCGAGGACATCTCCAGCGAACTCGTCGCCCAGCAGTGA
- a CDS encoding winged helix-turn-helix domain-containing protein, whose protein sequence is MLAPDIQYERRAPRSMSVNPTQKSKRHSDWTADVDLSATELFELFGDEYTRRVYETITEQPRSGRAVAEAADVSRATAYRRLNDLRDAGLVRTEMMICDDGHHKERFEPVATSVSLSLGDGIGATVDVGD, encoded by the coding sequence ATGCTTGCCCCCGATATCCAGTACGAACGGCGTGCTCCTAGGAGTATGTCCGTCAACCCGACCCAGAAGTCGAAACGACACTCCGATTGGACGGCAGATGTCGATCTCTCGGCGACCGAACTGTTCGAACTCTTCGGGGACGAATACACGCGCCGTGTGTACGAGACGATCACGGAGCAGCCACGAAGCGGCCGTGCCGTCGCCGAGGCAGCGGACGTCTCGCGGGCAACGGCATACCGCCGCCTCAACGACCTTCGTGATGCGGGCCTCGTTCGCACTGAGATGATGATCTGTGACGACGGCCATCACAAGGAACGGTTCGAGCCCGTGGCTACGTCGGTCTCTCTCTCCCTCGGCGATGGAATCGGAGCCACGGTCGACGTCGGAGACTGA
- a CDS encoding ArsR/SmtB family transcription factor encodes MTSAFPHQSHVEYSPHDRADFTVSSDSQVDALQALSSGTAQAILGALEGEPKTTSEIAESVDTSIQNVHHHLRRLEENDLVKPIDTWYSVKGREMTVYALTAEKLVVTFEAAEQS; translated from the coding sequence ATGACGAGTGCTTTCCCACACCAGAGTCACGTCGAGTACAGTCCTCACGATCGAGCGGACTTCACCGTCTCCAGTGATTCGCAGGTCGATGCCCTCCAAGCGCTGTCGTCGGGGACGGCACAAGCGATTTTGGGGGCGCTGGAGGGCGAACCGAAGACGACCTCCGAGATCGCGGAGAGTGTCGATACGTCGATACAGAACGTCCACCACCATCTGCGACGCCTCGAGGAAAACGACCTCGTCAAGCCGATCGATACGTGGTACTCGGTCAAGGGCAGAGAGATGACCGTCTATGCGCTTACCGCCGAGAAACTCGTGGTAACGTTCGAGGCCGCCGAGCAATCGTAG
- a CDS encoding response regulator transcription factor, translating to MSGNDSAADVHTLVVDDEQEVADAYALRLRGYCDVETVYSGEAALSAVADTPVDIVLLDRHMPGMSGDDVLSELVARGYDGRVVMVTAVDPGIEVLDMPFDDYLCKPVDREDVRAVIDQQRRILAYETLGAYFSAEAKRAVLEAELDSETHREHERFVAVAEQAERLETRARRLLTDDEILAQFDEIDRGEM from the coding sequence ATGTCCGGAAACGATAGCGCGGCGGACGTGCATACGCTCGTCGTCGACGACGAACAGGAGGTTGCAGACGCGTATGCGCTACGGCTGCGAGGCTACTGTGACGTCGAGACGGTGTACAGCGGGGAGGCCGCGCTGTCGGCAGTCGCGGATACGCCGGTCGATATCGTCCTTCTGGATCGCCACATGCCGGGGATGTCGGGTGACGACGTGCTGTCGGAACTGGTTGCGCGTGGGTACGACGGACGGGTGGTCATGGTAACCGCGGTCGATCCCGGAATCGAAGTACTCGATATGCCGTTCGACGATTATCTCTGCAAGCCGGTCGACCGCGAGGACGTTCGCGCGGTTATCGATCAACAGCGACGGATCCTCGCGTACGAAACGCTCGGGGCGTATTTCAGTGCCGAGGCCAAGCGAGCGGTGCTCGAAGCCGAACTGGACTCCGAGACGCACCGCGAGCACGAACGGTTCGTCGCGGTGGCGGAGCAGGCGGAGCGACTCGAAACCCGAGCCAGACGACTGTTGACCGACGACGAGATCCTCGCTCAGTTCGACGAAATCGATCGCGGGGAGATGTGA
- a CDS encoding winged helix-turn-helix transcriptional regulator, translating to MSDVRRQVREHVRTNPGVHFNKLARTLDIATGQAQYHLRRLIRRDEVVAERIRGRTHYFEPEYDAWERRVLALYRRETAREIITLLLDEGTLSATAIAERLDLARSTVSWHIDTLVDAGIIDRWYGERGQVEVTLARPEETVRLLEAVAPSLADTLVDRFMRLVDGGHPSA from the coding sequence ATGAGCGACGTCCGCCGCCAAGTGCGCGAGCACGTTCGGACGAACCCCGGAGTCCACTTCAACAAACTCGCCCGAACCCTCGACATCGCGACCGGTCAGGCGCAGTACCACCTCCGGCGGCTCATCCGGCGGGACGAGGTCGTGGCCGAGCGGATCCGGGGTCGGACCCACTACTTCGAACCGGAGTACGACGCTTGGGAGCGACGGGTCCTCGCGCTCTATCGGCGCGAGACGGCACGCGAGATCATCACGCTCCTCCTCGACGAGGGAACACTCTCGGCGACCGCGATCGCCGAACGGCTGGATCTCGCCCGCAGCACCGTCTCTTGGCACATCGACACGCTAGTGGACGCCGGCATCATCGACCGATGGTACGGCGAGCGCGGGCAGGTCGAGGTGACGCTCGCTCGGCCCGAGGAGACGGTTCGGTTGTTGGAGGCGGTCGCGCCGTCGCTCGCGGACACACTCGTCGACCGCTTCATGCGGCTGGTCGACGGTGGTCACCCCAGTGCCTAG
- a CDS encoding helix-turn-helix domain-containing protein, producing the protein MPDSMSEQLRRDMECEGLLECFHGLKELDRECFRVLVEAEEPLTVDEMADAVERERSTAYRAVQRLLQTGFIEKDQINYDQGGYYHVYSPTDPSQIADGMQRMLNDWYAKMGQLIQEFENKYEGSETATTAVEG; encoded by the coding sequence ATGCCGGATTCGATGTCTGAGCAGCTCCGTCGCGATATGGAGTGTGAGGGCCTCTTGGAGTGCTTTCACGGGCTCAAAGAGCTCGACAGGGAGTGCTTCCGGGTGCTCGTCGAGGCTGAAGAACCACTGACCGTCGACGAGATGGCCGATGCCGTCGAGCGGGAGCGATCAACCGCGTACCGAGCCGTACAGCGGCTACTCCAGACGGGCTTCATCGAAAAGGACCAGATCAACTACGATCAGGGTGGGTACTACCACGTCTACTCGCCGACGGATCCGTCGCAGATCGCAGACGGCATGCAGCGGATGCTCAACGACTGGTACGCGAAGATGGGCCAACTCATCCAGGAGTTCGAGAACAAATACGAGGGGTCAGAAACTGCGACCACGGCCGTCGAAGGCTAA